In Spirochaeta thermophila DSM 6578, the following proteins share a genomic window:
- a CDS encoding glutamine--tRNA ligase/YqeY domain fusion protein — MSPEPVRETMPDNFIDDIIRKDLETGWCTTVHTRFPPEPNGYLHIGHAKSIVLNFSLAEKYGGTCNLRFDDTNPEKETEEYVRAIMEDVRWLGFDWGDRLYFASDYFDRMYELAVRLIKEGKAYVDHSTPEEISRMRGVPTEPGIPSPYRDRSVEENLELFEKMRRGEFEEGECVLRAKIDMSSPNMHLRDPVMYRIRKVSHYRQGDRWCIYPTYDWAHGLEDAFEGITHSICTLEFEVHRPLYDWFLDQIPDLPHPKQIEFARLNLTHTVMSKRLLTQLVQEGHVDGWDDPRLPTIAGLRRRGFTPSSIRTFCYRIGVSKVESVVDMAFLEAVIREELNKTAPRRMAVLEPVKLVITNYPEDQVEWLEAENNPEDPSAGTRLIPFCRELYIEREDFMEDPPPKYYRLAPGREVRLKHAYIIRCEEVVKDEAGNIVEIRCTYDPETRSGGRRSDRKVKATLHWVSARHGFRAQVRLYDRLFTKEDPTDVEEGKTFLDYINPDSLVILEDAVLEPSLEHVEAGENYQFLRKGYFCLDSKYSTPERLVFNRTVTLKDEWERIKRRMEQG; from the coding sequence ATGTCGCCTGAGCCGGTACGAGAGACCATGCCCGACAACTTCATAGACGATATCATCCGAAAGGACCTGGAGACCGGGTGGTGCACCACGGTACATACACGCTTCCCCCCCGAGCCGAACGGCTATCTCCACATAGGCCATGCGAAGTCCATCGTCCTCAACTTCTCCCTCGCCGAGAAGTACGGGGGCACCTGCAACCTCAGGTTCGACGACACCAATCCCGAGAAGGAGACCGAGGAGTACGTGCGGGCCATCATGGAGGACGTGCGTTGGCTCGGCTTCGACTGGGGGGACAGGCTCTACTTCGCCTCCGACTACTTCGACCGGATGTACGAGCTCGCGGTCCGGCTCATCAAAGAGGGCAAGGCCTACGTGGATCATTCGACCCCTGAAGAGATAAGCAGGATGCGAGGGGTGCCCACCGAGCCGGGTATCCCGAGCCCCTACCGGGACCGGAGCGTGGAGGAGAACCTCGAGCTCTTCGAGAAGATGCGCAGGGGCGAGTTCGAGGAGGGGGAGTGCGTCCTGCGGGCCAAGATCGACATGTCCTCTCCCAACATGCACCTTCGTGACCCCGTGATGTACCGCATCAGGAAGGTCTCCCACTACCGTCAGGGCGACAGGTGGTGCATCTATCCCACCTACGACTGGGCCCACGGACTCGAGGATGCCTTCGAGGGCATCACGCATTCGATCTGTACCCTCGAGTTCGAGGTGCACAGGCCGCTCTACGACTGGTTCCTCGACCAGATCCCCGATCTCCCGCACCCCAAGCAGATAGAGTTTGCACGTCTCAATCTCACCCACACCGTGATGAGCAAGCGCCTTCTCACGCAACTGGTCCAGGAGGGCCACGTGGACGGATGGGACGACCCCAGACTTCCCACCATCGCCGGCCTGAGGCGGCGGGGGTTCACCCCATCGAGCATCCGTACCTTCTGTTATCGCATAGGTGTCTCCAAGGTGGAGAGCGTGGTGGACATGGCCTTCCTCGAGGCCGTGATCCGAGAGGAGCTCAACAAGACCGCGCCCCGACGCATGGCCGTGCTCGAGCCGGTGAAACTCGTTATCACCAACTATCCTGAAGACCAGGTGGAGTGGCTCGAGGCCGAGAACAACCCCGAGGATCCTTCCGCCGGTACCAGACTCATCCCCTTCTGTCGTGAGCTCTACATCGAGCGCGAGGACTTCATGGAGGATCCGCCGCCGAAATACTACCGCCTCGCTCCAGGAAGGGAGGTGCGACTCAAGCACGCCTACATCATCCGGTGCGAGGAAGTGGTGAAGGATGAGGCGGGCAACATCGTGGAGATTCGCTGCACGTATGATCCCGAGACCAGGAGCGGAGGACGGAGAAGCGACCGGAAGGTGAAAGCCACCCTCCACTGGGTCTCGGCTCGCCACGGCTTCAGGGCCCAGGTGCGGCTGTACGACAGGCTCTTCACCAAAGAGGACCCCACCGACGTGGAGGAGGGCAAGACATTCCTGGACTACATCAACCCCGATTCCCTCGTGATACTGGAAGATGCGGTGCTCGAGCCCTCGCTCGAACACGTGGAGGCAGGAGAGAATTACCAGTTTCTCCGCAAGGGCTACTTCTGCCTCGACTCAAAATACTCCACCCCTGAGCGGCTCGTGTTCAACCGTACCGTCACACTCAAAGACGAGTGGGAACGTATCAAGCGACGGATGGAGCAGGGCTGA
- a CDS encoding zinc metalloprotease HtpX produces MVVREKMLLFFKSAGLLALLGVLLYLSARTILGLSGLGLFLIGGLIYLMVRLSRDAYFIPANARPLSRWEAPEVYRLVDTLSERAGIPQAPQLYLVPSPLMNALTTGPAERPVIVVTDTLLSSLPPRELAGVLAHEIAHIRNGDLTLFRMVEIIRQFTEMVSQAGWVLLVFFFPFLLFARQVQPLSFFLFMVASPILSLLLALAIQRTREFQADLTAAELTGDPQGLAMALYRITSPRYDILGALFPFGRSLRRLEREHSLFLSHPPTEERIRRLLSLRA; encoded by the coding sequence ATGGTCGTGAGAGAAAAGATGCTCCTTTTTTTCAAGAGTGCAGGCCTCCTCGCCCTCCTCGGTGTCCTCCTCTACCTCTCGGCGCGCACCATTTTGGGGCTCTCCGGACTGGGACTCTTTCTCATCGGAGGGCTCATCTACCTCATGGTACGCCTGTCGAGAGACGCCTACTTCATCCCGGCGAATGCGCGCCCGCTCTCCCGTTGGGAGGCCCCTGAAGTGTATCGCCTTGTGGACACCCTCTCGGAGCGTGCAGGCATCCCTCAGGCTCCTCAGCTCTACCTCGTCCCTTCGCCGCTCATGAACGCCCTCACCACAGGCCCTGCCGAACGTCCCGTCATTGTGGTCACCGACACCCTCCTCTCCTCCCTTCCCCCCCGCGAGCTCGCCGGTGTACTCGCGCATGAGATCGCGCACATCCGCAATGGAGACCTCACCCTCTTCAGGATGGTGGAGATCATCCGTCAGTTCACCGAGATGGTCTCCCAGGCCGGCTGGGTCCTCCTCGTCTTCTTCTTTCCCTTCCTCCTCTTCGCCCGTCAGGTTCAGCCCTTGAGCTTCTTCCTCTTTATGGTAGCCTCGCCCATCCTGAGCCTGCTCCTCGCCCTCGCGATCCAACGCACCCGTGAGTTCCAGGCCGACCTCACCGCCGCGGAGCTCACCGGCGATCCCCAGGGCCTTGCGATGGCCCTCTACCGCATCACGAGCCCTCGCTACGACATCCTTGGGGCCCTCTTCCCCTTCGGCCGCAGTCTCAGACGACTCGAGCGGGAGCACTCGCTCTTCCTCTCACACCCGCCCACCGAGGAGCGGATTAGGAGGCTCCTCTCGTTGCGTGCGTGA
- a CDS encoding cupin domain-containing protein codes for MEIEVKRLTEEEIERRGIRSWPVWSCGVERFPWIYDEDEECLILEGRVIVETPDGKKVEIKAGDFVRFPKGLSCIWDVKEPIRKHYLLG; via the coding sequence ATGGAAATAGAGGTGAAGAGGCTTACGGAAGAGGAGATAGAACGGCGGGGCATCCGCTCGTGGCCTGTCTGGAGCTGTGGGGTCGAGCGCTTCCCTTGGATCTACGATGAGGATGAGGAGTGCCTCATCCTCGAAGGCCGGGTCATTGTGGAGACGCCCGATGGGAAGAAGGTGGAGATCAAGGCTGGCGACTTCGTGAGGTTTCCGAAAGGTCTTTCCTGTATATGGGACGTGAAGGAGCCCATTAGAAAGCACTACCTGCTGGGATAA